A genomic stretch from Fusobacterium sp. DD2 includes:
- a CDS encoding LysR family transcriptional regulator → MNISQLNYFVTLVEYKHYGKAAKKLYISQPALSKAIKNLEEELDVTLFTKVGKENQLTKYGKIFHKYVKSSLNILDAGTKQIKSLTEDNKRNIRLETVSSCATQCVPLSIFEFKKRFPNVHFQYKENVSKKIIEHLLNSEIDLGLISDCSGLTNEKNIEVLKLFDYEAVLAVPKNHRFKKKTRISYKDILEEPFVSYTEDTANLKVLKSELDSYNLPYPKNITVRCNTESAVIASIEKGLGIGLVSDTSFNKNANLHFLKFDNIVIKFPIYIVWRNDLLTSRAIIAYKDYILNAHHIAKILK, encoded by the coding sequence ATGAATATATCTCAATTAAATTACTTTGTTACACTTGTTGAATATAAACATTATGGTAAAGCCGCGAAAAAGCTGTATATCTCTCAACCAGCTCTTTCAAAAGCTATAAAAAATTTGGAAGAAGAATTAGATGTTACGCTATTTACCAAGGTTGGAAAAGAGAATCAACTGACAAAATATGGAAAAATTTTTCATAAGTATGTAAAGAGCAGCCTGAATATTTTAGATGCTGGAACTAAGCAGATAAAATCTTTAACTGAAGACAATAAAAGGAATATAAGGTTGGAAACTGTTTCTTCGTGCGCTACTCAATGTGTTCCTCTGTCTATATTTGAATTTAAAAAAAGATTTCCAAATGTGCATTTTCAATATAAAGAAAATGTATCAAAAAAAATTATAGAACACCTTCTTAATTCAGAAATAGATTTAGGATTGATTTCTGATTGTAGTGGTTTAACGAATGAAAAAAACATTGAAGTTCTTAAGCTTTTTGACTATGAAGCAGTTTTAGCAGTGCCTAAAAATCATAGGTTTAAAAAGAAAACAAGAATATCTTATAAAGATATTCTTGAGGAGCCATTTGTCTCTTATACAGAAGATACTGCGAACTTAAAAGTTTTAAAAAGTGAACTTGATTCTTACAATTTACCATATCCTAAAAATATTACTGTAAGATGCAATACAGAGAGTGCTGTTATAGCTTCTATTGAAAAGGGGCTAGGAATAGGGCTTGTAAGTGACACGTCTTTTAATAAAAATGCTAATTTACATTTTTTAAAATTTGATAATATAGTTATAAAATTTCCAATATATATAGTATGGAGAAATGACTTATTAACATCAAGAGCTATAATTGCTTATAAAGATTACATATTAAATGCGCATCATATTGCGAAAATTTTAAAATAA
- a CDS encoding acyl-CoA dehydrogenase family protein, with protein MDFNLNEIQKNVIKLTKSFVETDLLPDVCERDKKGEFPVEVWKTMGELGILGLPYPKKYGGAGLGYLEYVLAIQEIAKVDASVAISFSISTSVCCGGVFNYGTEEQKKKYLPPLLNGEAIGAFGLTEAEAGSDASNIKTTAEEKDDHYLLNGTKIFTTNGPLCKYYFVIASTDPSQGVKGLSAFLVDTAWEGVQVGTIEDKMGLREAQVSQMYFENVKVPKENLLGEKGKGFKYAMACLDGGRIGVAAQSLGIAKGAFEQAYEYIQKREQFGKPLYKNQYIAFKMAELKTKIEAADLLLCKAALAHDEGKPFGELAAMAKLTCSNLAMEVTTEAVQFMGGNGYMREYHVERMMRDAKITQIYEGTNEIQKLVIANNMFRKK; from the coding sequence ATGGATTTTAATTTAAACGAGATTCAAAAGAACGTAATAAAACTTACAAAAAGTTTTGTGGAAACAGATTTATTACCAGACGTATGTGAACGTGACAAAAAAGGAGAATTCCCTGTTGAAGTTTGGAAAACAATGGGAGAATTAGGAATTTTAGGTTTACCTTATCCTAAAAAATATGGAGGGGCAGGATTAGGGTATTTGGAATATGTATTGGCTATTCAAGAGATAGCAAAAGTTGATGCATCAGTGGCAATATCATTTTCTATTTCAACTTCTGTATGCTGTGGTGGGGTTTTTAACTACGGTACAGAAGAACAAAAGAAAAAATATTTACCACCGCTATTAAATGGGGAAGCAATAGGTGCATTTGGATTAACTGAAGCTGAAGCTGGTTCTGATGCTTCAAACATAAAAACAACTGCAGAAGAAAAAGATGATCATTATTTACTAAATGGAACAAAAATATTTACAACAAATGGTCCTCTTTGTAAATACTACTTTGTGATTGCTAGCACAGATCCTTCACAAGGGGTTAAAGGACTATCAGCTTTTCTAGTAGATACAGCTTGGGAAGGTGTACAAGTTGGAACAATAGAAGACAAGATGGGACTAAGAGAAGCACAAGTATCACAAATGTACTTTGAAAACGTAAAGGTTCCAAAAGAAAATCTTTTAGGAGAAAAGGGAAAAGGATTCAAATATGCAATGGCTTGTCTTGACGGAGGAAGAATCGGAGTAGCAGCTCAAAGTTTAGGAATTGCTAAAGGAGCATTTGAACAAGCTTATGAGTATATCCAAAAAAGAGAGCAATTTGGAAAACCTTTATATAAAAATCAATATATTGCATTCAAAATGGCTGAATTAAAAACTAAGATTGAAGCAGCAGATTTACTACTTTGTAAAGCTGCATTAGCTCATGATGAAGGAAAACCTTTTGGAGAGTTAGCAGCTATGGCAAAATTAACTTGCAGTAACTTAGCAATGGAAGTTACCACAGAAGCTGTACAGTTTATGGGTGGTAATGGTTACATGAGAGAATATCACGTAGAAAGAATGATGAGAGATGCAAAAATCACTCAAATCTATGAAGGAACAAATGAAATTCAAAAATTGGTTATAGCAAACAATATGTTTCGTAAAAAGTAA